The following proteins come from a genomic window of Trueperaceae bacterium:
- a CDS encoding dihydrodipicolinate synthase family protein gives MARELDPNLRRHLHAGTVIPAHPLALDSKRELDERRQRALTRYYLAAGAGGLAVAVHTTQFEIREVGLLEPVLRLAAEEAQERKNRGPLALVAGVVGPTEQAVREAELARELGYDLALVSPGGVPSYSEEQLLERARAVAEVLPVFGFYLQPAVGGRVLGYDFWRDFAEIPGVEAIKMAPFNRYRTLDVVRAVCESSRRDEIALYTGNDDNIIADLLTPYDLMVDGRPVRKWIVGGLLGQWAVWTHTAVRILERVKRARQSDDAEELRELLSLNVRLTDANAAVFDAGNDFHGVIAGVHQVLADQGLLGGTWCLDPQESLSEGQREEIDRVRTAYPELTDDAFVAEHLQEWLATAKQRA, from the coding sequence ATGGCCCGTGAACTGGACCCGAACCTACGTCGCCACCTCCACGCCGGCACCGTGATCCCTGCTCATCCGCTGGCGCTCGATTCGAAGCGCGAACTCGACGAGCGGCGCCAGCGCGCCCTGACCCGCTACTACCTGGCTGCCGGCGCGGGCGGCCTCGCGGTGGCGGTGCACACCACCCAGTTCGAGATCCGCGAGGTCGGCCTGCTGGAGCCGGTGCTGCGGCTGGCGGCGGAGGAGGCCCAGGAGCGGAAGAACCGGGGACCGCTGGCGCTCGTTGCCGGGGTGGTCGGCCCGACCGAGCAGGCGGTCCGGGAGGCCGAGCTGGCTCGGGAGCTGGGTTACGACCTGGCCCTGGTGAGCCCCGGCGGCGTGCCGTCCTACAGCGAGGAGCAGCTGCTGGAGCGAGCTCGAGCGGTAGCCGAGGTGCTACCGGTCTTCGGCTTCTACCTGCAGCCGGCGGTAGGCGGTCGCGTCCTCGGTTACGACTTCTGGCGAGACTTCGCCGAGATCCCCGGCGTGGAAGCCATCAAGATGGCGCCCTTCAATCGCTACCGAACGCTCGACGTCGTTCGCGCGGTGTGCGAATCGAGCCGGCGTGACGAGATCGCTCTCTATACGGGCAACGACGACAACATCATCGCCGACCTGCTGACCCCCTACGACCTGATGGTGGACGGCAGACCGGTGCGCAAGTGGATCGTCGGGGGCCTGCTGGGTCAGTGGGCGGTGTGGACGCACACGGCCGTACGGATCCTGGAGCGGGTGAAACGGGCGAGGCAGTCGGACGACGCCGAAGAGCTGCGGGAGCTGCTCAGCCTGAACGTCCGCCTGACCGACGCCAACGCGGCCGTGTTCGATGCCGGCAACGACTTCCACGGAGTCATCGCTGGTGTCCATCAGGTCCTCGCGGATCAAGGGCTGCTCGGGGGAACCTGGTGCCTCGATCCGCAAGAGTCGCTGTCAGAAGGGCAGCGGGAGGAGATCGACCGCGTGCGGACCGCCTACCCGGAACTCACCGACGACGCTTTCGTGGCCGAGCACCTGCAGGAGTGGCTGGCGACGGCGAAGCAGCGGGCCTAG
- a CDS encoding NAD-dependent epimerase/dehydratase family protein — MIGSVAELEERLAAPSPGVVEDLADLDGDILVLGAGGKMGPSLVRMACNAIREAGVEKRVTAVSRFGDGRLRSQLEEAGATTIALDLLEPGAMEALPDAANIIYMVAMKFGSTGNEHLTWAQNAFLPGLVARRFRDSRIVAFSTGNVYPLVPVASGGSREGDPVGPVGEYAQSCLGRERLFEYGSHQYGTPVLLYRLNYAVELRYGTLVDIATAISNGEPIDVSMGHMNVIWQGDANRIALRSLKLCGSPPTVLNVTGPEIVSVRRVAQELGKLLGIEPVLVGEEQETALLNNAGKAHTLFGYPSVTVDQLVEWVGEWIKRGGETHGKPTKFSVRSGRF, encoded by the coding sequence GTGATCGGATCGGTTGCGGAACTCGAAGAGCGGTTGGCGGCGCCCTCGCCTGGGGTAGTGGAGGACCTGGCGGACCTCGACGGCGACATCCTGGTCCTGGGAGCGGGCGGCAAGATGGGTCCCAGCCTGGTGAGGATGGCCTGCAACGCCATCCGCGAGGCAGGGGTCGAGAAGAGGGTCACTGCCGTCTCGCGCTTCGGCGACGGGCGGCTACGGTCCCAGCTCGAAGAGGCGGGCGCCACCACCATCGCCCTCGACCTGCTCGAGCCCGGCGCGATGGAGGCGCTTCCGGACGCAGCGAACATCATCTACATGGTGGCGATGAAGTTCGGCAGCACCGGAAACGAACACCTCACCTGGGCTCAGAACGCCTTCCTGCCTGGCCTCGTGGCGCGCCGTTTCCGCGACTCGCGGATCGTCGCCTTCTCCACCGGAAACGTCTACCCGCTGGTGCCCGTGGCCTCGGGCGGAAGCCGCGAGGGCGACCCCGTGGGGCCGGTCGGCGAGTACGCCCAGTCGTGCCTGGGACGGGAGCGGCTGTTCGAGTACGGCTCGCACCAGTACGGCACTCCGGTGCTGCTGTACCGCCTCAACTACGCGGTCGAGCTGCGCTACGGCACCCTCGTCGATATCGCCACAGCTATCAGCAACGGCGAGCCGATAGACGTCTCCATGGGTCACATGAACGTTATCTGGCAGGGTGATGCCAACCGGATCGCGCTGCGCTCGCTGAAGCTGTGCGGCTCGCCACCAACGGTCCTCAACGTGACCGGCCCGGAGATCGTCTCCGTCAGGCGGGTCGCTCAGGAGCTGGGCAAGCTACTGGGCATCGAGCCGGTCCTGGTGGGCGAGGAGCAGGAGACCGCCCTACTCAACAACGCCGGCAAGGCCCACACCCTCTTCGGCTACCCATCTGTGACGGTCGACCAGCTCGTGGAGTGGGTTGGGGAGTGGATCAAGAGGGGCGGAGAGACGCACGGCAAGCCCACCAAGTTCAGCGTCCGCAGCGGGAGGTTCTGA
- a CDS encoding Gfo/Idh/MocA family oxidoreductase: MSRRTIGIAMNGVTGRMGRNQHLQRSILAIREQGGLDLGGGEVLWPEPLLVGRSESKLRKLASESGIDRWTTDLGEALSQPDIEIYFDAQITSARVPAVKAAIEAGKHVYCEKPTAESLDDALDLARLAEARGVKHGVVQDKLFLPGLLKLKRVIDSGLLGRILSVRGEFGYWVFEGDWQSAQRPSWNYRKEEGGGIIVDMLPHWRYVLDNLFGEVRAVSCLGATHIARRWDERGEPYEATADDAAYATFRLEGGVIAQVNSSWTTRVYRDELVSFQVDGTEGSAVAGLRECRVQHRAMTPKPVWNPDVPNPFDFRNDWTEVPDNEAFDNGFKTQWELFLRHVTQGTPYRQTLLEGAKGVQLAELGLKSWREGCWLDVPELRA; this comes from the coding sequence GTGAGCAGACGAACGATCGGCATAGCGATGAACGGCGTAACCGGCCGGATGGGCAGGAACCAGCACCTCCAGCGCTCGATCCTGGCGATCCGGGAGCAGGGCGGGCTCGACCTGGGCGGCGGCGAGGTGTTGTGGCCCGAGCCGCTGCTCGTGGGTCGCAGCGAGTCGAAGCTACGGAAGCTCGCTTCCGAAAGCGGAATCGACCGCTGGACGACGGACCTTGGCGAGGCGCTCTCCCAGCCCGACATCGAGATCTACTTCGATGCTCAGATCACCTCGGCCCGGGTGCCCGCCGTGAAGGCTGCCATCGAGGCCGGCAAGCACGTCTACTGCGAGAAGCCTACAGCCGAGTCGTTGGATGACGCCCTCGACCTGGCGCGCCTCGCCGAGGCCCGGGGGGTGAAGCACGGCGTGGTGCAGGACAAGCTCTTCCTTCCCGGCCTCCTCAAGCTGAAGAGGGTCATCGACAGCGGCCTCCTGGGGCGGATCCTCTCGGTAAGAGGCGAGTTCGGATACTGGGTGTTCGAGGGCGACTGGCAGTCGGCTCAGCGGCCGTCGTGGAACTACCGGAAGGAGGAGGGCGGGGGGATCATCGTCGACATGCTGCCCCACTGGCGCTACGTGCTCGACAACCTCTTCGGCGAGGTCCGCGCCGTCTCCTGCCTGGGAGCGACGCACATAGCCCGGCGTTGGGACGAACGCGGCGAGCCGTACGAGGCGACCGCCGACGACGCCGCCTACGCCACCTTCCGCCTCGAAGGCGGGGTCATCGCCCAGGTCAACTCCTCCTGGACGACCCGCGTCTATCGCGACGAACTGGTCTCCTTCCAGGTCGACGGCACCGAGGGGAGCGCGGTCGCGGGCCTGCGCGAATGCCGGGTGCAGCACCGAGCCATGACGCCGAAGCCGGTTTGGAACCCGGACGTGCCCAACCCGTTCGACTTCCGGAACGACTGGACCGAGGTGCCCGACAACGAGGCGTTCGACAACGGTTTCAAGACCCAATGGGAGCTCTTCCTGCGCCACGTGACACAGGGAACGCCCTACCGGCAGACGCTCCTGGAGGGCGCCAAGGGCGTGCAACTCGCCGAACTGGGCCTCAAGTCGTGGCGTGAGGGCTGCTGGCTGGACGTGCCGGAGTTGCGAGCGTGA
- a CDS encoding dihydrodipicolinate synthase family protein, which produces MTVASRELTIPRLDGSLERYSPGQPQAFTRPVEPLSSRILYAAVHVVADPLASDTERAVLDWQATMEYRRHLWSWGLGVAEAMDTAQRGMGLDYRATRELIARTAAEAKTVGGALVCGASTDQLPPDERFGLSEITSAYIEQCRYIEEQGAGIVLMASRHLAAAAGGPEDYRRVYDEVLSELERPVIIHWLGEMFDPALAGYWGSAELDRAMELCLGLLHDHRDRIDGVKLSLLDKDREVQLRSMLPDGVRMYTGDDFNYDELILGDGDRHSDALLGIFDGIAPAASAAVQALDDGRVEEYREILAPTVPLARHIFSTPTYYYKTGMVFLSYLNGHQSHFRMVGGLESARSVPHLSELFILADRAGLLADPELAVARMRAFLELAGVDA; this is translated from the coding sequence GTGACCGTCGCGAGCAGGGAACTCACGATCCCGCGCCTCGACGGCAGCCTCGAACGCTACTCCCCCGGCCAACCCCAGGCGTTCACCCGACCGGTCGAGCCGCTCTCCAGCCGGATCCTCTACGCGGCCGTGCACGTCGTCGCCGACCCGCTGGCCAGCGACACCGAGCGGGCTGTTCTCGACTGGCAGGCGACCATGGAGTACCGGCGCCACCTGTGGAGCTGGGGCCTGGGGGTGGCCGAAGCGATGGACACCGCCCAACGCGGGATGGGTCTCGACTACCGGGCGACCCGGGAGCTGATCGCCCGAACGGCCGCCGAAGCCAAGACGGTCGGCGGAGCGCTCGTGTGCGGCGCGTCGACCGACCAGCTTCCGCCCGACGAGCGCTTCGGGCTGAGCGAGATCACCTCTGCCTACATCGAGCAGTGCCGCTACATCGAGGAGCAGGGGGCGGGGATCGTCCTGATGGCCAGCCGGCACCTCGCGGCAGCGGCAGGAGGACCGGAGGATTATCGACGCGTCTACGACGAGGTGCTGAGCGAACTGGAGCGGCCGGTGATCATCCACTGGCTTGGCGAGATGTTCGATCCCGCCCTGGCGGGCTACTGGGGCTCGGCCGAGCTCGACCGGGCGATGGAACTGTGCCTCGGACTGCTCCACGACCACCGCGACCGCATCGACGGCGTCAAGCTGTCACTCCTCGACAAGGACCGGGAAGTTCAGCTGCGCTCGATGCTGCCCGACGGCGTGCGCATGTACACGGGGGACGACTTCAACTACGACGAACTGATCCTCGGCGACGGCGACCGTCACAGCGACGCGCTGCTGGGTATCTTCGATGGCATCGCGCCGGCCGCCTCTGCCGCCGTGCAGGCGCTCGACGACGGCCGGGTCGAGGAGTACCGGGAGATTCTTGCGCCCACCGTCCCGCTGGCGCGCCACATCTTCAGCACGCCCACCTACTACTACAAGACGGGGATGGTGTTCCTCTCCTACCTGAACGGCCACCAGTCCCACTTCCGGATGGTAGGCGGACTGGAGAGCGCCAGGTCAGTCCCCCACCTGAGCGAACTCTTCATTCTGGCCGACCGGGCCGGACTGCTTGCCGACCCGGAGCTGGCCGTTGCCCGCATGCGGGCCTTCCTCGAACTGGCCGGGGTCGACGCGTGA